The following are encoded in a window of Amblyraja radiata isolate CabotCenter1 chromosome 7, sAmbRad1.1.pri, whole genome shotgun sequence genomic DNA:
- the ssb gene encoding lupus La protein, whose translation MAENGMAQEMTPLEKKICEQIEYYFGDHNLPRDKFLKEQIKLDDGWVTLETMIKFNRLSRLTTDFTIIVEGLNKSKSGLLEISEDKSKIRRSPSKPLPEFEEYKTSIKVRSVYVKGFPTSATLDEIKDWFDENGPVENIQMRRTLQRQFKGSVFVVFNSLDSATKFVETPGLKYKETEMIILFKEAYFQKKAEEKKQHKAKNKKNDKEQQKNTQDILGMKSFEERTECLLKFAGDLTDQTCREDMHEIFSTRDIQWIDFIRGAKEGNILFKTNAKEILEKAKEGHAGKLLLRGKEVTWEMVEGEEAKTILKKIIEDQQESMNKQRSKARRGRGKGRGGKGGGGPQRVQFQGKKTTFEDEDSDGIQEETTATSPKKRALEEIGSGEEPAAKQSKTENEFGDQ comes from the exons ATGGCAGAAAATGGAATGGCACAAGAAATGACTCCCCTCGAGAAGAAAATATGCGAACAGATTGAA TATTACTTTGGTGATCACAATTTGCCAAGAGATAAGTTTCTCAAAGAACAGATCAAGTTGGATGATGGCTGGGTAACCCTGGAAACCATGATTAAATTTAACAG GTTAAGTCGTCTAACAACAGACTTCACCATAATAGTAGAAGGCCTCAATAAATCCAAAAGTGGACTTTTAGAAATAAGTGAAGACAAATCCAAAATTCGGCGTTCTCCAAGCAAGCCTCTACCTGAGTTTGAGGAGTATAAAACCTCTATTAAAGTCAGATCTGTCTATGTT AAAGGCTTTCCCACAAGTGCCACACTGGATGAGATTAAGGATTGGTTTGATGAAAATGGACCTGTGGAAAATATACAAATGAGAAGAACACTGCAGAGACAGTTTAAG GGATCAGTATTCGTCGTCTTCAACAGTCTAGATTCGGCCACGAAATTTGTAGAAACTCCAGGGTTGAAGTATAAAGAAACTGAAATGATTATCCTTTTCAA AGAGGCTTATTTTcaaaaaaaagctgaagaaaagAAACAGCATAAagcaaaaaataagaaaaa TGATAAAGAGCAGCAGAAAAATACTCAAGATATACTGGGCATG aaatcctTCGAAGAAAGAACAGAATGCTTGCTGAAATTTGCTGGTGATTTGACTGATCAGACATGCAGGGAAGATATGCATGAAATTTTCTCCACTCGTGACATCCAATGGATAGATTTTATACGGGGTGCTAAAGAG GGAAATATCCTTTTCAAAACCAACGCAAAAGAAATACTTGAAAAAGCAAAAGAAGGCCATGCTGGAAAATTGCTTTTGAGAGGCAAAGAAGTGACCTGGGAAATGGTCGAGGGTGAAGAGGCAAAAACTATTTTAAAGAAGATAATTGAAGACCAACAGGAATCTATGAACAAACAAAGGTCCAAAG CTCGAAGAGGTCGAGGTAAAGGAAGAGGAGGCAAGGGAGGCGGTGGACCGCAAAGAGTGCAGTTCCAAGGGAAGAAGACAACATTTGAGGATGAAGACAGCGATGGAATACAGGAAGAAACCA CTGCTACAAGTCCGAAGAAGCGAGCTCTTGAAGAAATTGGATCGGGGGAGGAACCTGCAGCAAAACAATCAAAAACTGAAAATGAATTTGGTGATCAATGA